GCATGGCGGCGGCCACTTGCGGGCCGCTCAGGCGGCACCCCTCTTCGATGTTCCAGACGACCGTCTCCTTCATCAGGCCGCCGTGTTCATCGAGCAGCGAGCCGTAGCACAGCTCGAAGTACCACGCGCGCCAGGTTGCGAACACGTCGGCTGCCCCGGCGAGGTCCGGTTCCGCATCCTCGACGTGACATCCGATCCGTTCGAACGCTCCCCGTTGCGCATCGACGACGGCGGTGACACGCGGATCGAAGGGCAGTCCGGCGAGCCGCCGGCTCCAGGCGATCCTCACGCCGACCCCATGTTCACCATCGTTCCCGTTACCGTCGAGCGCGCCGCGCCCGATCGGCGGCCGGAATCTTGCACCCGGCTCCGGCAGCGATAACGGCGCCCGCGCATCCGGACCGGCGATGGCGCTCAGCATCAGGGCAACGTCGCCGACCGTCCGCCCCATCGGTCCCTGCACGCCCATCGGAAACCAGGCGGCCTGACTTGGCCATATTGGCACGCGCCCCGGCGATGGACGGAAACCGACGACATTACAGAAGCTGGCGGGGTTTCGAAGCGAACCGCCCAGGTCGCTGCCATCGGCCAGGGGCACCATTCCGGCCGCAAGCGCCGCCGCGGCGCCACCGCTGCTCCCGCCGCACGTCCGCGTCGGATCGTAGGGGTTTCGGGTAGCGCCGAAGACCGCGTTGAACGTCTGCGACCCGGCCCCGAACTCCGGCGTGTTCGTCTTTCCGATGGTAATTGCGCCCGCCGCGCGCAACCGCTCGACGATCAGGGCGTCGGCGTCCGGCACGAAGTCGGCGAAGATGCGGGAGCCGAACGTCGTCCGGATTCCCTTCGTCCAGATGAGGTCCTTGTGCGCCACCGGCAGGCCGTGCAGCGGGCCGAGCGCGTCCTCCCGCGCGACCGCCGCATCTGCCTCTGTCGCCGCCCGCCGCGCCTCATCGGGCACGAGCGTTACGATGGCGTTGACGGTGGAATTGACTGCCTCAATGCGCGCGAGGTGCGCTTCCATCACCTCGACCGCGGAAACCTTGCGGTCCGCGATCATGCGCGCCAGATCCGTCGCGTTGCGATACCAGAGGTCCGAGTCGGCCGGCATCGCGCTAAGCTACTACGGTTGCACGTTGCCGGTGATCAGGGAGTAACAGAATGGTCAGCATGTTGAACGGACGATTCGGCGTGGGAGTCTTGGTGCTTGCCGGGTTGGTCTCGGCCGTGGCGGCGGCGCCGGAGGCACCGATAGCGGCGCAGGTGTCGCGTACGGTGACTGCGGCGCAGGTGGAAACGTGGATGACCGAGCTCTCGAACTGGGGCCGCTGGGGCGACGACGACCAGCTGGGCGCGGTTAACCTGATCACCCCGGAGAAGCGGCGTTCCGCGCTGGCGCTCGCCACCGAGGGAGTTTCGGTTTCGCTCTCCCACAACTACATCACCGAGCGCGCCGCCGACGCGACGTCGCCGATCGGCTACGAAATGCTCGGCCCCGACCGCCCCGGCCCGTTCCGGAGCGACCGCTACACCTTTGCCTACCACGGCTACGCCCATTCGCACCTCGATTCGCTCTGCCACATGATGCACAACGGCCGGATGTACAACGGATTCGTCCGGGACGACCATGTGACCGCGGCCGGCTGCGCGCGCCTCGCCATCATCAATTACAAGCAGGGGATCCTCAGCCGGGGCGTGTTGATGGATATCGCGCGCCTCAAGGGCGTCGATTACCTCGAGCCGGGCACGCCGATCTATGCCGAAGATCTGGAGGCCTGGGAGCGGGAGGCGGGCATTCGTGTGGAGCCTGGCGACATCCTGTTCGTTCGCAACGGCCGCTGGGCGCGGCGCGCGGCGATGGGGGCGTGGGCGCTGAACGAACAGTCGGCGGGCCTCCACGCGTCGGCTGCTCCCTGGCTGCGCGAGCGGGGGGTTGCGATGATGGGGGCCGACGGCACGAGTGACGTGCTCCCGTCGCAGGTGGAAGGCGTGACACAGCCGATTCACCAGCTTGCCATTGTGGCGATGGGCATCCCGCTGTTCGACAACCTCGATCTCGAGGCGGTGGCGGAGGAGGCGGCGCGCCAGAATCGCTGGGAGTTTCTCCTGGTGGCCGCCCCCCTTGCCATGGACGGGGGCACCGGTTCGCCGCTCAACCCCCTCGCGATCTTCTAGCAGCCCGCTCCGTAGGAGTTTCGTGCCAGCGAAACTGCCAACGCGCCGCGCACGGTGCGCTTTCGCGCCAGCGAAACTGCCAACGCGCCGCGCACGGCGGGCGGCCTACCGGGCGCCGCCGCCACCCGTGGTCGTATCCAGCGAGAACGGATCCGGCGCGCGCCCCGCGGCGAACTCCTGTTCCAGGATCCGGTGGCCGATGAACATCGCGGCCAACCCGTAGTTCCCCTCGTGGCACCGCGGCTCGTAGTAGATCCGATTCTGCTGGTCGCTCTGACGCTTCAGCTCCTGCCGGACGGTCCACGGCGCCGTCCATACGGTCGGATCCTCGATGGTCACCTCGTAGGTGAGCGTGTCGGCGTCGACCACGGTGTACCGCTCGACGAGCCTCCGGTTCACTGAAGAGGCGCGAAACGGAAACTTCGGGGAGAAATTGGCGGTCTCAATGACCAGCGTGCCGCCCTCCCAGCGCCCCCGCGAGTCGCCGTGGCGAAGACGCACGCCACTGGGTGGGTGGGCCCCGCTCAGATTGACGATGCGCTGGTAGCCCTGACCCTGTCCCGTGTCGTAGGCGATCGCGACGGCGTCCTCGCCCTGGACGATGCGCCGGTGCCCGTTGAGGTCGGGCGTGGCGCCCAGCATGCAGCGATCGCCCAGACTCTGATCTTCGGGTCCGTCGTGGCGGTTCATCCGTAACGTGTTGTAGAAGGGCGGGACGTCGAACCGGCGCGGGGAAACCGGCCCGTATTCTCCGCCCTCGCAGCCGGGCGCCTGTTGCTCGCAGGTCGGCGTGTTCCGCATCAGCATCACCCGCCATTCGCGCTTGATGTCGGCTTCCCGCTGCGCCTCCGGGGTCAAAGCCGGGATGCGTCCGTTCGGCGGATCGACGACCAGCGACGTGCGCGGCCCGGCCGGCTTCACCGAGGTGTACACGCCGTTGTAGGCCCCGGATACGTCCTGCGGGCTCCCGCGCGGACCGCGGCGGTTACGCCCGGGGTCGAACCTCCGCGCGTCATCGCGGGCGGCTCGCTCCTCAGCGGTAGCGAACTCTCGATCGCCCAGCTCGGGCGCCCGCTCGAGGGGGGTGTCGTAGACGTCCAACCAGATCCCCTCGAGGTTCGGATGTCCCCATGCGGTCGTGCCAGTCGCCTGGCCCAGCGCGGGAGCCGCGACGAGGGTGAAGACCACCAGGACAGCGGCCTGCGTTAGCGCGATACCGAAGGAACCGAGCAGTTGGCGCTTCATGTCCCGACCTCCTCGAACGGCCGCCCGGTGGCCCGCGCACTCGACGCAGGCCATTAGAACATCATCTAGTTGCCGATGGCGAGCAGTTCGTCCTCGGTGCGGATGTACCAGTAGCCGTCCACCAGCGCCGGTGTGGCAAGCGTCCGCGCCCCGATGTCGTTCGTATGCAGCAGGTCGAACTCGTCGCCGGCGCGGAGCACGAAGGTGATGCCGTCGTCGTTCGTGAAGAAGACCTTGCCGTCGACGTAGATGGGGGAGGCCGAGAACCCTTCACGGACGGCGCGGCCGAGTCGTCCCTGCCAGAGCACCTCGCCCGTGGCGGCGCGGAATGCGGTAACGATGCTCGCCATGTCGTTGATGGTGTACAGGCGGCCGTCGTACGCGAGCGGCGACGGAACGAACGGAGAGCCGCGGGCCGTCGTCCAGGCGAGGTGCGTGCCGGTCACGTTACCGCTGCCGCCGGGGCGGATGGCGAGCGTCGGGCCGGCCCGGCCCGAAGTGCAGAAGACGAGGCCGGCTTCGACCACCGGCGTTGGAATCACCTCGAAGTTGTTTCCTTCGCAGCGCCACAGTTCGGCCCCGGTGTCCGGGTCGTAGGAGTTGACAGTGCGTGAGCTGCTGACAATCAGTTCTTCGCGATCACCGGCGCGAATCAGGACCGGCGTACCCCAGCCGACGGTCGCCTCCCGTGCGGTGCGCCACACCTGCTCGCCGGTTGCCGTGTCGTAGGCCGCGACGAAGCCGGCGGGCTGCTGATCCTGGTAGATGAACACGCGATCGCCATGCAGGAGAGGCGAGCCGGCGGGGCCATGGTAGTTGTCGATTCGTCCGACCTCGGTATGCCAGATCCGGTTTCCGTCAAGGTCCAGCGCTACCAGGCCGCGGCTTCCCAGGGAAACGTAGACGCGCTCGCCGTCGGTGGCTGGCGTCGCCGAAGCGGGTCCGTTCTTCTGGTGGACGCGTTCGGGACTGCCCGGCGCCACGTCGGTTTCCCAGAGCAGCGATCCGTCCGTGCGGTCGTAGGCGAGGATGTAGAGTTCGCGTCCCCGGTTGCGCCCGGCTGTGAGGAAGATCCGGTCTTCCCAGACGATCGGGGAGGAGTTGCCGCGTCCCTCCACCGTGGTGCGCCAGACGACGTTGTCGGTGGCACTCCAACGGTCGGGGTACCCGGCGCCGGCGACGATCCCCTGCCCGGAGGGGCCTCGCCAGCGCGGCCAATAGCGCGCTCCCTCGCCCTCTACGGCGACCATCGCCACCGCATCCGGCGCCGCGCCCTGTTGTGTCGTCGAAGCGCTTGCTTCCAGCGCCGGTTCGGGAATGGCAGCGGGCGCGCAGGCTGCAACGAGGACGGTGGCTGAGATGATGAACCCGAGATGACGGTCTGGCATGCTTACCCCTTGACGGTGGCGAGAGCGCTCGTGGCGAGAGACTCGCTGCCGCCTTTCGTGTACTCGTTCCGCGTCACGGTAGTGTAGGTGGAATCGCCCCTCGCGACCTCCTTGCCCTCCTCGTTGGTGACGACGCTCTCGCCATGCAGGATGCGGCGGCCCATCCGGGTTACGGTCGACGTGCAGGTAATGGCGCCGCGGCTCACGGGGCGGAAGAACTTGACGCGGAGGTCGACGGCGACAAGCGAGCCACCGGCCCCGACCAGCTCGCGGCACTCATCGCGCGCCAGCAAGGCATAGGCGATGCCGGTATCGATAAGCGTCGCGGTGACGCCCCCGTGCAGGATGCCGACGGGCTGCGTCAGGTCGTCGCGGTGCTCGATCGACAGCACGGAACGCCCGGGTTGGATGTCGATAACCTGCAGGCCAATCAGACGGAAGAAGGGAAGTTCCTCCGCGTTTTCCTGGAGTCGCTCGAGATACGCTCGATCGTCGGGGGCGGGAAGCTTCACCCTCGGGATTATACGGTCGCGGGCGTGGTGGGCGCAGGCGCCGCGATCGATATAATCGGCGTTCCGTGATGCCGACGCTCCGTCCGACGCGTCCCGCGCTCATCCTGTGCGGCGTCATTGCTCTCGGCGCCGCCTCAGTGGCGACCCCAGCGGCGCAGGACTGGCCCCATTTTCTCGGTCCGGCGCGTGACGGTCACTACGCGGGCCCGCCCCTT
Above is a window of Acidobacteriota bacterium DNA encoding:
- a CDS encoding amidase, with the translated sequence MPADSDLWYRNATDLARMIADRKVSAVEVMEAHLARIEAVNSTVNAIVTLVPDEARRAATEADAAVAREDALGPLHGLPVAHKDLIWTKGIRTTFGSRIFADFVPDADALIVERLRAAGAITIGKTNTPEFGAGSQTFNAVFGATRNPYDPTRTCGGSSGGAAAALAAGMVPLADGSDLGGSLRNPASFCNVVGFRPSPGRVPIWPSQAAWFPMGVQGPMGRTVGDVALMLSAIAGPDARAPLSLPEPGARFRPPIGRGALDGNGNDGEHGVGVRIAWSRRLAGLPFDPRVTAVVDAQRGAFERIGCHVEDAEPDLAGAADVFATWRAWYFELCYGSLLDEHGGLMKETVVWNIEEGCRLSGPQVAAAMRDWTTLLENARRFMERYRFLVLPVAQLPPFDIEQEYPTEIDGVAMNTYVDWMGSCSVISVLGLPAISVPCGFTTDGLPIGVQIVGRQHDDLAVLQLAHAFEQTTRVGERRPAL
- a CDS encoding PaaI family thioesterase, translated to MDRGACAHHARDRIIPRVKLPAPDDRAYLERLQENAEELPFFRLIGLQVIDIQPGRSVLSIEHRDDLTQPVGILHGGVTATLIDTGIAYALLARDECRELVGAGGSLVAVDLRVKFFRPVSRGAITCTSTVTRMGRRILHGESVVTNEEGKEVARGDSTYTTVTRNEYTKGGSESLATSALATVKG
- a CDS encoding PQQ-binding-like beta-propeller repeat protein, with product MPDRHLGFIISATVLVAACAPAAIPEPALEASASTTQQGAAPDAVAMVAVEGEGARYWPRWRGPSGQGIVAGAGYPDRWSATDNVVWRTTVEGRGNSSPIVWEDRIFLTAGRNRGRELYILAYDRTDGSLLWETDVAPGSPERVHQKNGPASATPATDGERVYVSLGSRGLVALDLDGNRIWHTEVGRIDNYHGPAGSPLLHGDRVFIYQDQQPAGFVAAYDTATGEQVWRTAREATVGWGTPVLIRAGDREELIVSSSRTVNSYDPDTGAELWRCEGNNFEVIPTPVVEAGLVFCTSGRAGPTLAIRPGGSGNVTGTHLAWTTARGSPFVPSPLAYDGRLYTINDMASIVTAFRAATGEVLWQGRLGRAVREGFSASPIYVDGKVFFTNDDGITFVLRAGDEFDLLHTNDIGARTLATPALVDGYWYIRTEDELLAIGN
- a CDS encoding cyclase family protein codes for the protein MLNGRFGVGVLVLAGLVSAVAAAPEAPIAAQVSRTVTAAQVETWMTELSNWGRWGDDDQLGAVNLITPEKRRSALALATEGVSVSLSHNYITERAADATSPIGYEMLGPDRPGPFRSDRYTFAYHGYAHSHLDSLCHMMHNGRMYNGFVRDDHVTAAGCARLAIINYKQGILSRGVLMDIARLKGVDYLEPGTPIYAEDLEAWEREAGIRVEPGDILFVRNGRWARRAAMGAWALNEQSAGLHASAAPWLRERGVAMMGADGTSDVLPSQVEGVTQPIHQLAIVAMGIPLFDNLDLEAVAEEAARQNRWEFLLVAAPLAMDGGTGSPLNPLAIF